The Nocardioides luti genome contains a region encoding:
- a CDS encoding glutamine amidotransferase-related protein, with the protein MSAPRILAVQHETDCPPALFGTWLEEAGCAVEVCRPYAGDELPDPTSYDAWVVLGGPMGANDDAEHAWLGPVKERVRDAVASGLPTLGICLGHQLIAVALGGTVARNPLGQQLGLLAVGWTDAAAADELLGPLATPRRGVQWNDDLVTALPDGAVLLAATERGEPQAVRFAPRVWGVQLHPEVDVEVLRPWAAHDLGSHEARGIDQPAVLREIDAARGELDEAWRPLAAGLARIAGSARSAG; encoded by the coding sequence GTGAGCGCCCCGCGGATCCTGGCCGTCCAGCACGAGACCGACTGCCCGCCGGCGCTCTTCGGCACCTGGCTGGAGGAGGCCGGCTGCGCCGTCGAGGTGTGCCGTCCGTACGCCGGCGACGAGCTGCCCGACCCGACGTCGTACGACGCCTGGGTGGTGCTCGGCGGGCCGATGGGCGCGAACGACGACGCCGAGCACGCGTGGCTCGGGCCGGTCAAGGAGCGCGTCCGCGACGCCGTCGCGAGCGGGCTGCCCACCCTCGGCATCTGCCTGGGCCACCAGCTGATCGCCGTCGCGCTCGGCGGCACCGTGGCCCGCAACCCGCTGGGCCAGCAGCTCGGGCTGCTCGCGGTCGGCTGGACCGACGCGGCTGCCGCCGACGAGCTGCTCGGGCCGCTCGCCACGCCGCGGCGCGGCGTCCAGTGGAACGACGACCTCGTCACCGCCCTGCCCGACGGTGCGGTCCTGCTGGCCGCGACGGAGCGCGGCGAGCCGCAGGCCGTCCGGTTCGCGCCCCGGGTCTGGGGCGTCCAGCTGCACCCCGAGGTCGACGTCGAGGTGCTGCGACCCTGGGCCGCGCACGACCTCGGCTCCCACGAGGCGCGCGGGATCGACCAGCCGGCGGTGCTGCGCGAGATCGACGCCGCCCGCGGCGAGCTCGACGAGGCCTGGCGGCCGCTGGCCGCGGGCCTGGCCCGGATCGCCGGGTCCGCGAGGTCCGCCGGATGA
- the glnA gene encoding type I glutamate--ammonia ligase, with product MGKQEDFVLRALEERDVRFVRLWFTDVLGFLKSVAVAPAELEGAFSEGIGFDGSAIEGFARVYEADMLAKPDPSTFQILPWRGEGPSTARMFCDIVMPDGSPSYADPRYVLKRTLSKAAEKGFTFYTHPEIEFYLFKDTPQPGADPIPVDRSGYFDHTAQSMGADFRREAITMLESMGISVEFSHHEGGPGQQEIDLRYADALSTADNIMTFRTVIREVALSQGIWATFMPKPFTTHPGSGMHTHVSLFEGDSNAFFEAGAEYQLSRTGRQFIAGVLRHAPEITTVTNQWVNSYKRLIGGGEAPSYVCWGHNNRSAMIRVPMYKPNKGQSTRIELRTLDAACNPYLAYAVVLAAGMKGIEEDYELPREAEDDVWSLSERERKSLGIDPLPRSLHDAIGIAENSELLAETLGEHVFDFFLRNKRAEWDEYRGQVSVFERDRMLPVI from the coding sequence ATGGGCAAGCAAGAGGACTTCGTACTCCGCGCTCTCGAGGAGCGAGACGTCCGGTTCGTCCGGCTGTGGTTCACCGACGTGCTGGGCTTCCTCAAGTCCGTCGCGGTGGCCCCGGCCGAGCTCGAGGGCGCCTTCTCCGAGGGCATCGGCTTCGACGGATCGGCGATCGAGGGCTTCGCCCGGGTCTACGAGGCGGACATGCTCGCCAAGCCGGACCCGTCGACCTTCCAGATCCTCCCGTGGCGCGGCGAGGGTCCGTCGACCGCCCGGATGTTCTGCGACATCGTGATGCCGGACGGCTCCCCGTCGTACGCCGACCCGCGCTACGTCCTGAAGCGGACGCTGAGCAAGGCGGCCGAGAAGGGGTTCACGTTCTACACGCACCCCGAGATCGAGTTCTACCTCTTCAAGGACACCCCGCAGCCCGGCGCCGACCCGATCCCGGTCGACCGCAGCGGCTACTTCGACCACACCGCGCAGTCGATGGGCGCCGACTTCCGCCGCGAGGCGATCACGATGCTCGAGTCGATGGGCATCTCGGTGGAGTTCAGCCACCACGAGGGCGGTCCGGGCCAGCAGGAGATCGACCTGCGGTACGCCGACGCGCTCAGCACCGCCGACAACATCATGACCTTCCGCACCGTGATCCGTGAGGTGGCGCTGAGCCAGGGCATCTGGGCGACCTTCATGCCCAAGCCGTTCACGACGCACCCCGGCTCCGGCATGCACACGCACGTGTCGCTCTTCGAGGGCGACAGCAACGCGTTCTTCGAGGCGGGCGCGGAGTACCAGCTCTCCCGGACCGGCCGCCAGTTCATCGCCGGCGTGCTGCGCCACGCCCCGGAGATCACCACGGTGACCAACCAGTGGGTCAACAGCTACAAGCGCCTCATCGGCGGCGGTGAGGCCCCGTCGTACGTCTGCTGGGGCCACAACAACCGCTCGGCGATGATCCGGGTCCCGATGTACAAGCCCAACAAGGGTCAGTCGACCCGCATCGAGCTGCGCACGCTCGACGCCGCGTGCAACCCCTACCTCGCGTACGCCGTCGTGCTCGCCGCGGGCATGAAGGGCATCGAGGAGGACTACGAGCTGCCCCGCGAGGCCGAGGACGACGTGTGGTCGCTCTCCGAGCGCGAGCGCAAGAGCCTCGGCATCGACCCGCTGCCGCGCAGCCTGCACGACGCGATCGGCATCGCGGAGAACTCCGAGCTCCTCGCCGAGACCCTCGGCGAGCACGTCTTCGACTTCTTCCTGCGCAACAAGCGCGCGGAGTGGGACGAGTACCGCGGCCAGGTCTCGGTCTTCGAGCGGGACCGGATGCTGCCGGTCATATGA
- a CDS encoding response regulator transcription factor, with protein sequence MATPATVPLVAHVLIIEDDPRIRPLLMRSLGERGYAVASAPTGMLGLTMAVESRPDLVILDLGLPDVDGTQVLSMLRAVSDVPVIVASARDDDPSLIGCLDAGADDYVVKPYTTQQLEARIRAVMRRSAGARAPRTNLVVGGLEIDVPARRATLDSSVLDLSPREFDLLVRLAESPGEVVTKRELLTDVWHQAWGGSDKTVDVHLSWLRRKLGESAAEPRYLHTIRGVGVRLAVPDDAPDGASDDAPGA encoded by the coding sequence GTGGCGACCCCGGCTACCGTCCCCCTCGTGGCCCACGTGCTGATCATCGAGGACGACCCCCGCATCCGCCCGTTGCTGATGCGCTCCCTCGGCGAGCGGGGGTACGCCGTCGCGTCGGCGCCCACCGGGATGCTGGGCCTGACGATGGCGGTCGAGAGCCGCCCCGACCTGGTGATCCTCGACCTCGGGCTGCCCGACGTGGACGGCACCCAGGTGCTGTCGATGCTGCGCGCGGTCAGCGACGTGCCGGTCATCGTGGCGAGCGCCCGCGACGACGACCCGTCGCTGATCGGGTGCCTCGACGCGGGGGCCGACGACTACGTCGTGAAGCCGTACACCACCCAGCAGCTCGAGGCCCGCATCCGCGCGGTCATGCGTCGCTCGGCCGGTGCCCGGGCCCCCCGCACGAACCTGGTCGTGGGCGGGCTCGAGATCGACGTCCCGGCCCGTCGCGCCACCCTCGACAGCAGCGTCCTCGACCTGAGCCCCCGCGAGTTCGACCTGCTGGTCCGGCTGGCCGAGAGCCCCGGCGAGGTGGTGACCAAGCGCGAGCTGCTCACCGACGTGTGGCACCAGGCCTGGGGCGGCTCGGACAAGACCGTCGACGTGCACCTGTCGTGGCTGCGCCGCAAGCTCGGCGAGTCCGCGGCCGAGCCGCGCTACCTGCACACGATCCGCGGGGTCGGCGTACGCCTCGCCGTCCCCGACGACGCGCCAGACGGCGCGTCCGACGACGCGCCAGGCGCCTGA
- a CDS encoding ATP-binding protein — MRRSLILTVAAAVSMVLLAMLVPMAVLLRSYALEDRLSRAALEVQATETVVSGGDAGAVSNYLERINHDDSETITTVLYPDGTAIGPHPGEDTRVRQARTTGQARVDDVDGGAEILVPVSLGSLGGGSPGPESTPVVRVEVREPGLGSGILRAWVVLAALGAVLLLGALFLADRLGRSFVQPIRRLASYAGQLGDRERPDPVPAEGPAEVRELTGAMNRLVGRVEVLLERERQGVADLSHRLRTPITALRLRIDALPVPADRDRLAEDLDRLVGMVDHVVSEARRSAREGLVAQAEAVGTLADRARFWEPLGEDQGRAFALALPSHERILVGTSTEDLVALLDVLLDNVFSHTPEGSPVGVSLAERAGGGVILTVDDGGPGFPADLDVLDRGTSGGGSTGLGLAIAQRTATESGGGLRVERSSYGGGRVVVELGPPA, encoded by the coding sequence GTGCGCCGCAGCCTGATCCTCACCGTCGCCGCGGCGGTCTCGATGGTGCTGCTCGCGATGCTGGTGCCGATGGCGGTGCTGCTGCGCAGCTACGCCCTCGAGGACCGGCTCTCGCGTGCCGCGCTCGAGGTGCAGGCGACCGAGACGGTGGTGTCCGGCGGGGATGCGGGGGCGGTGAGCAACTACCTCGAGCGCATCAACCACGACGACAGCGAGACGATCACGACGGTGCTCTACCCCGACGGCACCGCGATCGGGCCGCACCCCGGCGAGGACACCCGGGTGCGACAGGCGCGCACGACCGGGCAGGCGCGGGTCGACGACGTCGACGGCGGCGCGGAGATCCTCGTCCCGGTGTCGCTGGGCTCGCTGGGCGGCGGCAGCCCCGGACCGGAGAGCACCCCCGTCGTGCGGGTCGAGGTGCGCGAGCCCGGGCTGGGGTCAGGGATCCTGCGCGCCTGGGTCGTCCTCGCCGCCCTCGGGGCGGTGCTGCTGCTCGGCGCGCTGTTCCTGGCCGACCGGCTCGGCCGCTCGTTCGTGCAGCCGATCCGCCGGCTCGCGTCGTACGCCGGCCAGCTGGGCGACCGCGAACGACCCGACCCGGTGCCGGCCGAAGGCCCCGCCGAGGTGCGCGAGCTGACCGGCGCCATGAACCGGCTCGTCGGCCGCGTCGAGGTCCTGCTGGAGCGGGAGCGTCAGGGCGTGGCCGACCTGTCCCACCGGCTCCGCACGCCGATCACCGCCCTGCGACTGCGCATCGACGCCCTGCCGGTGCCCGCCGACCGCGACCGGCTGGCCGAGGACCTGGACCGGCTGGTCGGCATGGTCGACCACGTCGTGAGCGAGGCCCGGCGCTCGGCCCGCGAGGGCCTGGTCGCCCAGGCCGAGGCGGTCGGTACGCTCGCCGACCGCGCGCGGTTCTGGGAGCCGCTGGGCGAGGACCAGGGGCGGGCGTTCGCGCTGGCGCTGCCGTCGCACGAGCGGATCCTGGTCGGCACCAGCACCGAGGACCTGGTGGCGCTGCTCGACGTGCTGCTCGACAACGTCTTCTCGCACACGCCCGAGGGCTCGCCGGTGGGCGTGAGCCTCGCGGAGCGCGCCGGGGGCGGCGTGATCCTCACCGTCGACGACGGCGGCCCCGGCTTCCCCGCGGATCTCGACGTCCTCGACCGCGGCACCAGCGGCGGCGGCTCGACCGGGCTGGGCCTGGCCATCGCGCAGCGGACCGCCACCGAGTCCGGTGGCGGCCTGCGCGTGGAGCGGTCGTCGTACGGCGGCGGGCGGGTCGTCGTGGAGCTCGGCCCGCCCGCCTGA
- a CDS encoding NAD(+) synthase, which translates to MDFSSSYAHGFARVAACTVPVAIADPAANARTVLEQARACHDDGVAVAVFPELSLCGYAIDDLLLQDTLLAAVEDAIAEVVAGSVDLLPVIVVGAPLVHGTRVLNCAVVIHRGVVLGVSPKSYLPTYREFYERRHFAPGDDRRASTITLGGATVPFGPDLLFAATDLRGLVLHVEVCEDMWVPVPPSAEAALAGATVLANLSGSPITVARAEDRRLLVRSASARCNAAYLYASAGQGESTTDLSWDGQTMVYECGDLLGESERFPDGPRRTVVDVDLDRLRQERLRQGTFDDNRRTHDVRVGAFRTIAFTLDAPSGDLGLRRKVDRFPFVPDDVERLALDCYEAYNIQVSGLGQRLHAMTTDTWAPKVVVGVSGGLDSTHAVIVAAKAMDRLGRPRTDIHAFTMPGYATGDTTKSYATRLAKSLGVTFEELDITAAAGQMLADLDHPFAEGRPVYDVTFENVQAGLRTDYLFRLANHRGGIVLGTGDLSELALGWCTYGVGDQMSHYNVNAGVPKTLIQHLIRWVADSGQFEADTNDVLREILAQEITPELIPHTEGEKPQATEDSVGPYALQDFTLFHVIRRGYRPSKIAFLAWHAWRDEEAGEWPPGFPDESRTAYDLATVRRWLVVFTQRFFASQFKRSALPNGPKVSAGGTMSPRGDWRMPSDASAAAWLAELEANVPDA; encoded by the coding sequence GTGGACTTCTCCTCGTCGTACGCCCACGGGTTCGCCCGGGTCGCGGCCTGCACGGTGCCGGTCGCGATCGCGGACCCGGCCGCCAACGCGCGCACGGTGCTCGAGCAGGCGCGGGCCTGCCACGACGACGGGGTCGCGGTGGCGGTCTTCCCGGAGCTGAGCCTGTGCGGCTACGCGATCGACGACCTGCTGCTGCAGGACACCCTGCTGGCGGCCGTCGAGGACGCGATCGCCGAGGTGGTCGCCGGGTCGGTCGACCTGCTGCCGGTGATCGTGGTCGGGGCGCCGCTGGTGCACGGCACCCGCGTCCTCAACTGCGCGGTCGTGATCCACCGCGGCGTGGTGCTCGGGGTCAGCCCGAAGTCCTACCTGCCGACGTACCGCGAGTTCTACGAGCGCCGCCACTTCGCGCCCGGCGACGACCGCCGCGCGTCCACGATCACGCTGGGCGGGGCGACGGTGCCGTTCGGGCCGGACCTCCTCTTCGCCGCGACCGACCTGCGCGGGCTGGTGCTGCACGTCGAGGTCTGCGAGGACATGTGGGTGCCGGTGCCGCCGAGCGCCGAGGCCGCGCTGGCCGGGGCGACCGTGCTGGCGAACCTGTCCGGCAGCCCGATCACCGTGGCGCGCGCCGAGGACCGCCGGCTGCTGGTCCGGAGCGCCAGCGCGCGGTGCAACGCGGCGTACCTCTACGCCTCCGCCGGGCAGGGCGAGTCCACGACCGACCTGAGTTGGGACGGCCAGACGATGGTCTACGAGTGCGGCGACCTGCTGGGGGAGAGCGAGCGGTTCCCCGACGGGCCCCGGCGCACCGTCGTCGACGTCGACCTCGACCGGCTGCGCCAGGAGCGGCTGCGGCAGGGCACCTTCGACGACAACCGGCGCACGCACGACGTGCGCGTCGGCGCCTTCCGGACCATCGCCTTCACCCTCGACGCCCCGAGCGGCGACCTCGGGCTGCGGCGCAAGGTCGACCGCTTCCCGTTCGTGCCGGACGACGTGGAGCGGCTCGCGCTCGACTGCTATGAGGCCTACAACATCCAGGTCTCCGGACTCGGGCAGCGCCTGCACGCGATGACCACGGACACCTGGGCCCCGAAGGTCGTCGTGGGCGTCAGCGGCGGGCTCGACTCGACGCACGCGGTGATCGTCGCCGCCAAGGCGATGGACCGGCTCGGCCGGCCGCGCACCGACATCCACGCGTTCACGATGCCGGGCTACGCGACCGGCGACACCACGAAGTCGTACGCCACGCGCCTGGCCAAGTCGCTGGGCGTGACGTTCGAAGAGCTCGACATCACCGCCGCGGCCGGGCAGATGCTCGCCGACCTCGACCACCCCTTCGCCGAGGGTCGGCCCGTCTACGACGTGACGTTCGAGAACGTCCAGGCCGGGCTGCGCACGGACTACCTCTTCCGGCTCGCCAACCACCGCGGCGGCATCGTGCTCGGCACCGGCGACCTGTCCGAGCTCGCGCTCGGGTGGTGCACGTACGGCGTGGGCGACCAGATGTCGCACTACAACGTCAACGCCGGCGTGCCGAAGACGCTGATCCAGCACCTGATCCGCTGGGTCGCGGACAGCGGGCAGTTCGAGGCCGACACCAACGACGTGCTGCGCGAGATCCTGGCGCAGGAGATCACCCCGGAGCTGATCCCGCACACCGAGGGCGAGAAGCCGCAGGCGACCGAGGACTCCGTGGGGCCCTACGCACTGCAGGACTTCACGCTCTTCCACGTGATCCGTCGCGGCTACCGTCCCAGCAAGATCGCCTTCCTCGCGTGGCACGCCTGGCGCGACGAGGAGGCGGGGGAGTGGCCGCCCGGCTTCCCGGACGAGTCGCGGACGGCGTACGACCTCGCGACGGTGCGGCGTTGGCTCGTGGTCTTCACGCAACGGTTCTTCGCCAGCCAGTTCAAGCGCTCGGCGCTGCCGAACGGTCCCAAGGTCAGCGCCGGGGGCACCATGTCGCCCCGCGGCGACTGGCGGATGCCGTCCGACGCGAGCGCCGCGGCGTGGCTGGCCGAGCTCGAGGCGAACGTCCCCGACGCCTGA
- a CDS encoding VOC family protein, giving the protein MQAITPCLWFDDNLEEAMELYVKIFPDAAIGTVIRTGEGGPVLSGDWTMNGQTFRGINGGPMFAQFTEAISFSIDCEDQDEVDYYWENLAAGGEYSQCGWLKDRFGLSWQVVPRRLFELHADPNPARAAAAMQAMMGMQKLVVAELEAAADAAAPA; this is encoded by the coding sequence ATGCAAGCGATCACCCCCTGCCTGTGGTTCGACGACAACCTGGAGGAGGCGATGGAGCTCTACGTCAAGATCTTTCCGGACGCGGCGATCGGCACCGTGATCCGCACGGGCGAGGGCGGCCCGGTGCTGTCGGGCGACTGGACGATGAACGGCCAGACCTTCCGCGGGATCAACGGCGGCCCGATGTTCGCGCAGTTCACGGAGGCGATCTCGTTCAGCATCGACTGCGAGGACCAGGACGAGGTGGACTACTACTGGGAGAACCTCGCGGCCGGCGGGGAGTACAGCCAGTGCGGGTGGCTCAAGGACCGCTTCGGGCTGTCCTGGCAGGTCGTGCCGCGGCGGCTCTTCGAGCTGCACGCCGACCCGAATCCCGCTCGCGCCGCCGCCGCGATGCAGGCGATGATGGGGATGCAGAAGCTCGTCGTCGCCGAGCTCGAGGCCGCCGCCGACGCGGCCGCCCCTGCCTGA
- a CDS encoding phosphotransferase gives MREQPAELGDGEVLALVQASWPAAVDRVEHLPVGFGAHHWRATVGDLPAYFVTYDRFGERHSPASLEAAYAGVSALSFALDFAVAPLPSASGRCTVPVAGGALSVTLWVAGERAGDGPLASRADAEESARQLARLHARPPAASLPRWAPLVGPDLADTLAARLADPSVWDLGPFGARARAALQTHLDDVARWTAAYHRLAGEAADRPWVPTHGEPHTRNLVRTLAGPLRLVDWESLKVAPRERDLRTLVDSGHADLADPHGPMLELFDLEWRLDEVSQYAAWFAAPHTGNDSDRVAVEGLVEELERPEWSPPA, from the coding sequence GTGCGCGAGCAACCCGCCGAGCTGGGCGACGGTGAGGTCCTCGCGCTCGTGCAGGCCTCCTGGCCGGCCGCCGTCGACCGCGTCGAGCACCTGCCGGTCGGCTTCGGGGCGCACCACTGGCGCGCGACGGTCGGCGACCTGCCGGCGTACTTCGTCACCTACGACCGCTTCGGCGAGCGGCACTCGCCCGCGAGCCTGGAGGCGGCGTACGCCGGGGTGAGCGCGCTGTCCTTCGCGCTCGACTTCGCGGTCGCGCCGCTGCCGTCGGCCTCGGGCCGGTGCACGGTGCCGGTCGCGGGGGGCGCCCTGTCGGTGACCCTGTGGGTCGCCGGCGAGCGCGCCGGTGACGGCCCGCTCGCCAGCCGCGCCGACGCCGAGGAGAGCGCCCGCCAGCTCGCCCGGCTGCACGCGCGGCCGCCGGCCGCGTCGCTCCCCCGCTGGGCGCCGCTGGTGGGGCCGGACCTCGCCGACACGCTGGCCGCCCGGCTGGCGGACCCGTCCGTGTGGGACCTCGGGCCCTTCGGCGCGCGGGCCCGGGCCGCCCTGCAGACGCACCTCGACGACGTGGCGCGGTGGACGGCGGCGTACCACCGCCTCGCCGGCGAGGCCGCCGACCGCCCGTGGGTGCCGACCCACGGCGAGCCGCACACGCGCAACCTGGTCCGGACGCTGGCCGGGCCGCTGCGACTCGTCGACTGGGAGTCGCTGAAGGTCGCGCCGCGCGAGCGCGACCTGCGGACCCTGGTCGACTCGGGGCACGCCGACCTCGCGGACCCGCACGGGCCGATGCTCGAGCTCTTCGACCTGGAGTGGCGCCTCGACGAGGTCAGCCAGTACGCCGCGTGGTTCGCCGCACCGCACACCGGCAACGACTCCGACCGGGTTGCGGTCGAGGGGCTCGTCGAGGAGCTCGAGCGCCCGGAGTGGTCGCCGCCGGCCTGA
- a CDS encoding DUF421 domain-containing protein encodes MWSDLMTMGTSVPDKLIRTVAVYVALAVLLRLAGKRDLAQLNTFDLVVMLLVSNVVQNAIIGPDNSLLGGVIGAAALLAVNAVVVRLAGRTRVSRAIFEGTPTVLARDGAWDRHALRREGLRLADVDAGIRRQNATAVEDTETVVLEAGGALVVTMKAAYQPTTRADLDRLEAKLDRLLAAGTPPTTPARPAP; translated from the coding sequence ATGTGGAGCGACCTGATGACGATGGGCACCTCGGTGCCCGACAAGCTCATCCGCACCGTGGCGGTGTACGTCGCCCTCGCGGTGCTGCTGCGCCTGGCCGGCAAGCGCGACCTCGCCCAGCTCAACACCTTCGACCTGGTCGTGATGCTGCTGGTCTCGAACGTCGTGCAGAACGCGATCATCGGACCCGACAACTCCCTGCTGGGCGGGGTCATCGGCGCGGCCGCCCTGCTCGCGGTCAACGCGGTCGTCGTCCGGCTCGCCGGGCGCACGCGCGTGTCCCGGGCGATCTTCGAGGGGACGCCCACGGTGCTGGCGCGCGACGGCGCCTGGGACCGCCACGCCCTGCGCCGCGAGGGGCTGCGCCTCGCCGACGTGGACGCCGGCATTCGCCGCCAGAACGCCACCGCGGTCGAGGACACCGAGACCGTCGTGCTGGAGGCCGGCGGCGCTCTCGTGGTCACGATGAAGGCGGCGTACCAGCCCACCACCCGGGCCGACCTGGACCGCCTCGAGGCCAAGCTCGACCGGCTGCTGGCGGCGGGCACCCCGCCCACCACGCCTGCGCGTCCCGCACCGTGA